From the Manis javanica isolate MJ-LG chromosome 13, MJ_LKY, whole genome shotgun sequence genome, one window contains:
- the LOC108384706 gene encoding olfactory receptor 10H3-like has translation MAAQNHSVVSEFIVLGFSTFPQQLLPAIFLLILFMYLFTLLGNLLIMGTVWSERSLHTPMYLFLCALSVSEILYTFAVIPRMLADLLSTDHSISSVACAGQMFFSFTFGFTHSFLLTVMGYDRYVAICHPLRYSVLMSPRGCACLVAWSWAGGSVIGMTLTLLVFHLTFCGSNVIHHIGCHVLSVLKLACGKETSSVTLGVILVCVTALLGCLCLIILSYAFIVAAILQIPSAEGRHKTFSTCVSHLTVVVVHYGFASIIYLKPKGTHAVDIDTLMGTTYTLFTPFLSPIIFSLRNKELKNAIKKSFHGKFCSLSS, from the coding sequence ATGGCTGCTCAGAACCACAGCGTGGTGTCTGAATTCATCGTCCTCGGCTTCTCCACCTTCCCGCAGCAGCTCCTGCCCGCCATCTTCCTGCTGATCCTGTTCATGTACCTGTTCACGCTGCTGGGCAACCTGCTCATCATGGGCACCGTCTGGAGCGAGCGCAGCCTCCACACGCCCATGTACCTCTTCCTGTGCGCCCTCTCCGTCTCTGAGATCCTCTACACCTTTGCTGTTATCCCGCGCATGCTGGCCGACCTGTTGTCCACCGATCATTCCATCAGCTCCGTGGCCTGTGCCGGGCAGATGTTCTTCTCCTTCACGTTTGGCTTCACACACTCCTTCCTGCTCACCGTCATGggctatgaccgctacgtggccatctgccaccccctGCGCTACAGTGTGCTCATGAGCCCCCGTGGCTGTGCCTGCCTGGTGGCCTGGTCCTGGGCTGGTGGCTCAGTCATAGGGATGACATTGACCTTGTTAGTATTTCACCTCACCTTCTGTGGGTCTAACGTGATCCACCATATTGGCTGCCACGTGCTTTCCGTCTTGAAGCTGGCCTGTGGGAAGGAGACTTCCTCGGTCACGCTGGGGGTGATCCTGGTGTGTGTTACAGCTCTGTTGGGCTGCTTGTGCCTCATCATCCTCTCCTACGCCTTCATTGTGGCTGCCATCCTGCAGATCCCTTCAGCGGAGGGCCGGCACAAGACCTTCTCCACATGCGTGTCCCACCTCACTGTGGTGGTGGTGCACTACGGCTTTGCCTCCATCATCTACCTGAAGCCCAAGGGCACCCATGCCGTGGACATTGACACTCTGATGGGCACCACCTATACGCTCTTCACCCCCTTTCTTAGCCCAATCATTTTCAGCCTCAGGAATAAGGAGCTGAAGAATGCCATAAAGAAAAGTTTCCATGGAAAATTCTGTTCTCTAAGCTCCTGA